ACGTGCGGCTGTAATTCCAGTCCCAATGCTGAAAGTAATGGGTTCCTTGATGCCGCATACTTGATGTAGAAGCCAGAGCCGCAGCCGATCTCCAGCAGGCTAACGCGCCCGGAAACGGGAAAGGTACGATCGATGGCACCTGTCTGGAATGCTTCCAACACCCGTGATGACCGCGCAATCACTTCTCCATCCTGATCTTTCAAACCCCAGAATTCCCCATTTCTCAGTTTCTCGGGGGTACGGGAGATCAATTTGTAATGAAGATCGGCCACCTCCTGCACCAGGGCCAAGGCCGCGTCATTCTGCGGCAACGCCAGTTTCTTTGCCAGGCCCCTCAGATTGTATCCTCGTTGGCTCAATTCCAGGAAACCGAGACGAACGCCCAATTGCAACCAGGCTTCCAGCGCCTCGCGGCCCTTTGGATCCCTGCAATACGTCCCAGCCAGTTCTTGCCCACTCACGGGCCCGTGGGACAAAAGATCGAACAAGCCGCTATTTTTAGCCGCGGCTAGATAAGAGAGCTTGTAGAAGTTTTTGAACAATGCGCTGGTGCAGGTCAACGTAGAAAGTTGATCATTTTTGAATAATTTCAGGAACGGCTTTATAGACATGAGGCCTCCGTGATGAGCCACTATTTGATGTCCAGCCCATGCAGGAATAGTTCCAGCATGCGATCGAATTCAGTGTTCAGGTCCAGTCCCGGCGTGTGGAGCCAGCGCAGCAGCGCCGCGAGATGAAGGTATTGCAGATAATAGGCAAGCAATGCGGCGTTTTGCGCCGAGCTGAATTCACCGCTCAGCTGCCCGGCTGAAATAAAGTTAGTGAAGACCGAATCCAGCCCGCTTTCGCGCTCCGGCGTCTCTCGCATTCCTACCTCCCCGAGGCAGAAACGTAAATAGGGAGCCAGGTAGTCGCGATGCGCTACCGACCACTCAGCCGAGTGCCGGAAGAATTCA
The window above is part of the Nitrosospira sp. Is2 genome. Proteins encoded here:
- a CDS encoding class I SAM-dependent methyltransferase codes for the protein MSIKPFLKLFKNDQLSTLTCTSALFKNFYKLSYLAAAKNSGLFDLLSHGPVSGQELAGTYCRDPKGREALEAWLQLGVRLGFLELSQRGYNLRGLAKKLALPQNDAALALVQEVADLHYKLISRTPEKLRNGEFWGLKDQDGEVIARSSRVLEAFQTGAIDRTFPVSGRVSLLEIGCGSGFYIKYAASRNPLLSALGLELQPHVAEVARRNIREWALQDRARIEIGDIRGKTAGELFDIVTLYNNIYYFPVEDRVTLLRQVGKFIKTGGFLLMTTCCQGGNLGIEVLNLWGAATATGGRLPAVDELVHQLQDAGYRNVQTTRLIPGDTFYAFKAYFAAAT
- a CDS encoding TetR/AcrR family transcriptional regulator, whose translation is MKNSSVAASGRRERKRQQIADHLADTAWALFKMHGFDAVTMERVADVADVAKATLYKHFPVKEALLRHRIHRELVNELPMLLADLAKLPTVVQRLHEFFRHSAEWSVAHRDYLAPYLRFCLGEVGMRETPERESGLDSVFTNFISAGQLSGEFSSAQNAALLAYYLQYLHLAALLRWLHTPGLDLNTEFDRMLELFLHGLDIK